The Blautia luti nucleotide sequence ATGGATCTTATCCACAGATACAGGAATCATATTCTGCAAAACTTCCATAGTCTTTAAGGCAAGTGCACTGTTCATCACCTGATATTTCGCAATAAACGGAATGGAGAAAACCGTATCCCCATAATACTCATTCTGGAATGAAAAATCAATGCCTGCGGAAGTATTTCTGATAATTCCCGTATCAGATCTCTTCACTTCATAGGCCGGACTTCCCAGTTCTTCTGCTTTCGCACGGATCACCGCTGCTGCATCCGGATCATTCCCGTCATAGATCACCGGGACGCCAGGTACAATGATACCAGCCTTTTCCCCTGCAATTTTTGCCACAGTATCACCCAGATACTGCATATGATCCAGACTAATGGAAGTGATCACACAGGCAACCGGATTCTCCACTGCTGTGGTCGCATCCATCCTGCCACCAAGTCCTGTTTCCAGAGTCACATAATCTACTCCCGCCTCTGCGAAGATCACCATTCCCATCAGGAACAGCATTTCGAAATAAGTCGGATGATAACTTCCTTCTGCAACCAGTTCATCAGAAAGCGCCTTTACTTTCTCAAAAGCTTTCAGGAATGTATCATTGTCAATATTTACCTCATTGATCTGAAATCTCTCATTGATCTCAACCAGATGAGGAGAAGTAAACAGTCCGCAGGAATATCCGGCTTCACGCAGGATTGATGTCAGAAATGCACATGTACTGCCCTTTCCATTGGTACCCGCTACATGGATCACCTTGAATCTGTCCTGAGGATTGCCCAGTCTTCTTAAACATTCCTTCGTATGATCCAGACTGTTTTTCTTGGTAAATTTCGGAGTTTCATCAATATAAGCAACTGCTTCTTCGTAATTCATAAAAAATTCCACCACTTATCTATAATGTATTTGAGATATCCAGGATTCCAAAGTCTAAAAGTCGTTCGTGCCTGCATGACAAGATCTCTGACCCCGAAACCATGATTCTCTTTCGTTACTTTAACATTATATAATAGTGGTGGAAGATGTCCAGTACCAATCGTAATATTTTATCCGACAAAATCTGGTTGATTAATCCCCAGCTGTATCTGTGCTCTCACTCAATTTCCATTTATTTTCTGCATAAAGTGCATAACAGGAGCGGTCGTAACTCTTACTCAGCGGTTTCCTTGTGGAACTATTACTTCGCTGGATCACCGACAGCCTGTCAAAATCCGTCAGTTCTGTTCCTGTTATCATCAATGTCGTAGGATTCAGATAAATGGTATCATACCATTCTCCATTTAATTTGATTTCACTGGAAGGCGTAAACTCCGTTCCCTTGATATAATACGTGTGATCCGTTTCCGATATACACTGTATGGAATCCAGCGTTACATCATAGATACCCATTCTCATCCTTGTACGTTGATACGGGCTTTCCCCTCCATAGGAATAGCGTTCTCCATACAGCAGGTCATACTGAAGGGTTTCCAGATCCACCTGATAATTCTTGGTATTTCTTCTGGCCTGATGATAACGGAAAATGGTTCCCTCATGGATTCCCACACGATCCATTACCTCTGCTGCCATCTGATATGCAGCAAGATTTTCGTTCTTTTTCTTCAGTCCAAAATTATCCCACATGACATATTCTGTCTGGAACAGATATTTATTATCCAGATCCTCAACAGTCAGTCCCATAGTCGGAAGATGGTCACCATACATAACCAGAACCACATCCTCAGGATAATCCGCAAGCCTGTCTGTCAGCTCTTTGACGAAATTATCCATCTCATGGATTTCATTTACGTAATATTCCCACTTGTTATTCTCTGCCTCTGTTGATGCGCCGGAAACAGTGATCTCCGGATCCTCAAGGATCTGTTCATCCGGATATGCACCATGTCCCTGTACGGAAATCGTGTATACATAGTCAGGACCTTCTGTGGAATCCAGACATTTGATGATCTCATCTGTCAGAACTTCATCTTTTACCCAGCCGTTGGGATTCTTATCATCCTCTCTGGCCATATATTCTTCGGATGTAAAGGTATCAAATCCAAGATTCGGGAATATATATCTTCTGCCATAAAAGTTCGATTCATTGTTATGTACTGCATGAGTGGTATATCCCAGACTTTCCAGCACATAAGGAGCACTCTCGCAGGTAGTCTCTTTCAGAATACTCTTATACGGATATTCTCCTGGTCCGAAATAATGCATGCTCATTCCGGTGATAGATTCGAACTCTGTGTTGGCAGTTCCTGCGCCAACAGACGGAACCTTATAGTATCCTGAGGAATAATCCTTCATCAGCTGACGGAAACTAGGAATAGGATCTTCTGAAATATTCAGGTAATTTACCAGCGTAGGATCAAAGAATGATTCCAGCTGAAGAAACAAAATATTCGGACGTTTTTCTTCCTGAGTTTCGGGGAGATTTTTCTCCGTCTTTTCTATTCTCGCAATCTCCTCCTCGGAATAATCCCGGGGACAACTGATACCTGTATTGAAAATAGTAGTTGCCAGACAATACGGATATCCGTAATCTTCATAGGCAAAGGCAATATTTCCGAAATAATTGGAAAGTACTCTCTTTTCCAGTGCAAGCTGTGTACTTCCAGCGAAAAGCAGTCCTGCCAGAATGATCAGCGGAATATTGTATCTGTATTTCAGTTTCCCTGTATATTTCGGTCCTTTGATCAGCAGGATCAAAAGCAGCAGGATCACGATTCCAAACAGGATGCAGACTGTCACAACACCTGCAAAAGGCAGGTATTTGTTGGCAACCTTCAGCGCATCGGTGATCAGATGCAGATCCGGTCCGGTAAAAGGCGTAACACGGTTCAGCAGGAGAACGCCATTGATAATGGCCAGTATCAGCCAGAACAACGTAACCAGGACCCTCCAGAACGTTCTTCTCCTGAACAGATAAACAATCAGTGACGAAGTGAAAATAAAAGCTGCATTATATGCGAAAACCAGCGGTTTTTGGGTCATATAATTCCAGGCTTCTATAAATGAGTGACGGCAGATTGCCTCCATAACAAAATATCCTGCAGCACTGGCAAGTACATGGAGTAAAAGGGATATCTTGTTACAAATCTTGTACAATTTCATATATGCACTCCCTTATTTCTTAAGCTGCTCTAACTGTCCTTTAACCTTATCCATCATTTCTTTGTATTTTGCAAGTTTATCTTTCTCCGCATCAACTTTTGCAGCAGGTGCCTTGTTTACGAAGTTCGGATTATTCAGCATACCTTCGCATCTTGCGATCTCTTTTGTGAGACGTTCTGTTTCTTTTGTCAGACGTTCGATCTCTTTCTCTTTGTCGATCAGGTCTTCTAACGGCATGTATACAACCGCATTGGAAACAACTACGGAAACTGCATCCTCGCTGATTCCTTCCTTGTCTGTCTGTACCAGAATTTCTTTTGCAAATGCAAGATTTACAAAGGATTTCTTGCTGTTCTCATACATTGCTGCTGTATCAGCATCTTTTACAACGATATGCAGGCTTGTCTTACGGTTGTTCGGAACGTTCATCTCTGTTCTGGTATTACGGATACCTCTTACAACCTCTTTGAAGCCCTCGATTGCTTTCTCGGCATCCGGGAAGTTTCTCTCATCTCTGTATACCGGCCAGTCGGAGATCATAATGGACTCTTCTTCCGGAAGAAGTGTGCAGTAGATTTCCTCTGTGATAAATGGCATATACGGATGAAGAAGTTTCAGGCCTTCTGTCAGTGCTGTTCTTAATGTCCAGAGTGCATCGTTGGCAGCTTTCGGATCTTCCTCTGCTTTCCACAGACGGACTTTAGCCATCTCGATGTACCAGTCACAGAGTTCATCCCACAGGAAATCATAAACTTTCTGTACTGCGATACCCAGCTCATATTTTTCCATGTTCTCTGTTGCTTCACGGATGACTGTATTTAAGTGAGACAGGATCCATTTATCTTCTGCACAGAGATCATTTAAGTTCTCCGGTTCTGTCACTGTCTTGCCGTCCAGGTTCATCATAATGAAACGGGAAGCATTCCAGATCTTGTTTGCAAAGTTACGGCTGCTTTCTACTTTTTCCCAGTAGAAACGCATGTCGTTTCCAGGTGCATTACCTGTCATCAGTGTCAGACGAAGAGCATCTGCGCCGTACTTGTCGATAACTTCCAGCGGGTCAATACCATTTCCAAGAGACTTACTCATTTTACGTCCCTGGGAATCACGTACCAGACCATGGATCAGTACATGGTGGAACGGAACCTTGTCTGTCTGCTCCAGAGCAGAGAATACCATACGGATAACCCAGAAGAAAATAATATCATATCCCGTAACAAGTACATCTGTTGGATAGAAGTATTCCAGTTCCGGTGTTTTGTCCGGCCAGCCAAGTGTGGAGAATGGCCATAAGGCAGAACTGAACCAGGTATCCAGTGTATCCTCATCCTGATGAAGATGTGTGCATCCACATTTCGGGCATTTCTCAGGCATTTCTCTTGCTACCACTACTTCACCGCAGTCATCACAGTAATAAGCCGGGATTCTGTGTCCCCACCATAACTGTCTGGAAATACACCAGTCACGGATGTTCTCAAGCCAGTGAAGATATGTTTTGTCAAAACGAGACGGAACGAATTTCAGATCTCCGTCATCCAGTGCTTTGATCGCAGCTTTTGCCATCTCATCCATCTTTACAAACCACTGTGGTTTGATCATTGGCTCTACCGTTGTGCCGCAGCGATCATGGGTTCCAACGCTGTGATTGTGCGGAACTACTTTTACCAGAAGTCCAAGTGCATCCAGATCTGCTACCATTGCCTTACGCGCTTCATAACGATCCATACCGGCGTATTTTCCGCCAAGTTCGTTGATGGTTGCATCATCATTCATGATGTTGATCTCTTCCAGATTGTGACGACGTCCAACCTCGAAATCGTTAGGGTCATGAGCAGGCGTGATCTTTACACATCCTGTTCCGAATTCTTTGTCTACATATTCATCAGCGATCACAGGAATCTCTCTGTCTGTCAGAGGAAGTTTCAGCATCTTGCCGATGAGATCTTTGTAACGCTCATCTTCCGGGTTTACGGCAACAGCAGTATCACCCAGCAGAGTCTCCGGACGTGTAGTTGCGATCTCTACGAAACGTCCCTCTTCCCCTACGATCGGGTAATTGATGTGCCAGAAATATCCGTCCTGGTCTTCATGCTCAACTTCTGCATCAGAGATGGAAGTCTGGCATACCGGACACCAGTTGATAATTCTGGAACCTTTGTAGATGTAGCCTTTTTCATATAATTTGATGAATACTTCCTGTACTGCCTTGGAACATCCCTCATCCATTGTGAAACGTTCTCTCTCCCAGTCTGCGGAAGCCCCCAGTTTCTTTAACTGATTGATGATCTTTCCGCCGTATTCTTCTTTCCATGCCCATGCATGTTTTAAGAATTCCTCACGGCCGATATCGTGTTTGTCGATCCCTTCTTTTTTCAGTTTATCGATAACCTTAACCTCTGTAGCGATGGCTGCATGGTCAGTTCCCGGCTGCCATAATGCTTCATATCCCTGCATTCTCTTGAAACGGATCAGGATATCCTGCATGGTTTCATCCAGCGCATGTCCCATGTGAAGCTGACCGGTTACGTTTGGCGGCGGCATAACAATTGTAAACGGTTTCTTGTCCGGGTTTACTTTTGCATGGAAATAGCCGTTGTCCATCCATTTCTGGTAAAGACGCTCTTCGATTCCCTTAGGATCGTAGGTTTTTGCAAGTTCTTTGCTCATAATGTCCTCCTGGTATTATATGTTCTATCTGTAATTTGAAGTATCTACGGATCACTCCGCGGTAAAGTAATACCATTACAGCCAAACGAATAAAATTATCCGCCTTGCTCTATGCTTTTTTGATCTGATAACCATCTCATATATCCTGAACATTTTATCCGATTAAAAAAGCCCCTTACACGCATTATACGTGCAAAGGGCGACATAAATCGCGGTACCACCTTAGTTTGTCTCTCATTCCCTTAACGCGGGATACGTGAAAGCCTACCATGCGCGTATATGAATCTCACTATTATCATACCACTCACTTCAGCCTCCCGGCTCCAAAGCTACCTTCAGCGCTTCCGTTCCCGGGAAACCTTTCAGCTTATAAGCTTCCCTCTCTGTGGGGCATCCCCGCCTACTCCTCTTTTTCACAGCCTTTTTCTGGATTCTACTATAATGAAAAAAGCATTTTTTGTCAAGGATGTTTCACGGGATTTCACAAATTTATGCCTGCAATTGTTTATCAAATGGATAAAATCAGCCTCTTTGCCGACTGCTAATAACTTAGTAACTGTTCCGCAGTTTATTCGGTTAAATATATAAAAACAGCGAGCAAACATTTGGTTTACCCGCTGTAAAAGAAATACTAAATTATGGTCTTTTTGTAAAAAGGGATTTTTATCTGCTATATTATTTACAGAGCTTTTTAAACTCATCAGCTACGAACTGAACTTTCGTGCCGATTACAACCTGAACAGAATTTTTACCAGGTCTGATCACACCGGCAACACCAGCTGATTTGATTTTCTTTTCATCAACAGCTGTGTAATCTTTGATTTCCAGACGAAGTCTTGTAATGCAGTTATCGATAGATGCAACGTTTCCTTTTCCGCCAACACCTTCTAAGATAATTTTTGCAACTTCTGTAAAGTTATCGTTTGCAAGCTTTACAGTTGTTTCATCTGTATCATCATCTTCTCTTCCAGGAGTCTTCAGATCAAATTTAAGGATTGCAAATCTGAATACTACATAGAATACGATGAATGCTGCGATTCCCAGAGGAATGATCAGCCATGTTTTCTGTGCTGCAGGCAGAGATGCGGAGAACAGAAGGTCTGTTGCACCTGCTGAGAATGAGAAGCCTGCACGGAATCCCAATAATACTGTGACAACTGTAAAGATACCATATAATAATGCATAAATAACATAAAGTCCAGGAGCCAGGAACATGAAACCAAATTCGAACGGCTCTGTAACACCGCAGATAAATGCACAAAGTGCTGCGGAAGCTACCAGACCAATATCAACTTTTATTTCTCCCTGTTTCTTTTTAAAACCGATTCCCCGTCCCATCACAATTACTTCTGCACCGGATTTCTCATATGCCGAGATAATATTGTTATTGATCACTTTTTAATTTTGTCAAAAATCGCTATTGTATTTTCATTCTTCTTTGTGTTTTATCTGATATTTTTCACATTTTGTCCTGTATTTTTTCTTTTTCTTCTTTTCTGCAATAAAGTGACAAATCGTTTATTCCACACTTTTCAGGGATTCTACCATGTCAATCTTCTTTAATTTCTGATGCATAAACAGATTTACGATCATGGAGAATCCAATTGTCAGCAGTCCGCAGTACGGGAAACTGACAGGATTAATATTTCTTCCGAACATGACCGCATCCACTTCCACAGTACGGATAATATATCTGTGCAAAAAGATTCCGAATACAGCCCCTGCCAGCACGCCGATGAGGGTAAGGATAACGTTCTCCCTGTATACATAGGCAGAAACTTCATTATCATAGAATCCCAGTACCTTCAGGGTTGCCAGTTCTCTCTGGCGCTCCGTAATATTGACATTGTTCAGATTATACAGGACCACGAAAGCAAGCATTCCCGCAGAAATGATCAGCACTATGATTACCGTATCCAATGCTCCCAGCATTCTGTGAAGCTGAGCCTCCAGACTGCTGGTATAGCTGATGCTTAATGCAGCCGGGTGCTTCAGGATCTCATTTCCCACCTCAGATTCTGATTCTTTATATTCCTCTTTTACTGTGAACACAGTAGCAGAATAGTCAGGCTTCTCCCCGAAGGTCTGTTCATAGACATTTCCTGTCATATAAATATAATGTCCCATGTAATTCTCTGTCACTGCTGCGATCTTTGTCTCATAATTTTTCCCATCCTTTGTGATGGTCATGGTATCCCCAACTTTCAGCCCTGTCAGGGTTGCCGTCTTCTCACTGATCACTGTACCTGCATCAGTCAGCTTATATTTCTCTTTTGTCTTTCTGTCCTGAAGTGTTACATCCTTATTAAAGGTCTCAAGATTCTCAGGCACATACACATATACGCTGATATTGGATTTATTTCTGGGAACACTCATCTTGGTAAATTGGACATGAGTATATCTCTCAATCTGGCTGTTATTTTCCAGAAATTCATCCAGCTCCTGTCTCTCCTTATCCGTTGCATCCTCATCATCAATAATCGTTCCTGTATAATGCTGAAGCTCCTGATACTGCCGTCTGGCAATATCCATAATGGAATCCCTGAGTCCAAAACCTACCAGCATCAGCGCCATACTTCCCGAAATACCGAAAATCGTCATAAAGAAACGTTTTTTATATCGGAAAAGGTTTCTCAGAGTAGCTTTCCATGTAAAATTCAAGTGCTTCCAGAAAAGCGGGATCCGTTCCAGCAGGATTCTCTTACCCTCCTTAGGAGCAGGAGGACGCATCAGTGATGCCGGAGTTTCCGCCAGTGCCCTGTAACAGGAGAAAATGGTGGCTCCGACAGTACACACAGTTGCCGCACCTGCTGCTATCATTGCAAATTTAAATTCATAACGGATCTGGATATTGTTCATCATACCCTTATACATAATGCCATACCCGTTAATAATAACCCAGGGCAGGATTTTCTCTCCGATCAGAATTCCCAAGATACTGCCTCCCACTGTGGCAAGAAAGGCATACAGCAGATATTTGGATGCAATTGCATACTTGCCGTATCCCAGAGCCTTCATTGTACCGATCTGAGTTCTCTGTTCCTCCACCATGCGTGTCATGGTAGTCAG carries:
- a CDS encoding LTA synthase family protein, which gives rise to MKLYKICNKISLLLHVLASAAGYFVMEAICRHSFIEAWNYMTQKPLVFAYNAAFIFTSSLIVYLFRRRTFWRVLVTLFWLILAIINGVLLLNRVTPFTGPDLHLITDALKVANKYLPFAGVVTVCILFGIVILLLLILLIKGPKYTGKLKYRYNIPLIILAGLLFAGSTQLALEKRVLSNYFGNIAFAYEDYGYPYCLATTIFNTGISCPRDYSEEEIARIEKTEKNLPETQEEKRPNILFLQLESFFDPTLVNYLNISEDPIPSFRQLMKDYSSGYYKVPSVGAGTANTEFESITGMSMHYFGPGEYPYKSILKETTCESAPYVLESLGYTTHAVHNNESNFYGRRYIFPNLGFDTFTSEEYMAREDDKNPNGWVKDEVLTDEIIKCLDSTEGPDYVYTISVQGHGAYPDEQILEDPEITVSGASTEAENNKWEYYVNEIHEMDNFVKELTDRLADYPEDVVLVMYGDHLPTMGLTVEDLDNKYLFQTEYVMWDNFGLKKKNENLAAYQMAAEVMDRVGIHEGTIFRYHQARRNTKNYQVDLETLQYDLLYGERYSYGGESPYQRTRMRMGIYDVTLDSIQCISETDHTYYIKGTEFTPSSEIKLNGEWYDTIYLNPTTLMITGTELTDFDRLSVIQRSNSSTRKPLSKSYDRSCYALYAENKWKLSESTDTAGD
- a CDS encoding bifunctional folylpolyglutamate synthase/dihydrofolate synthase, whose protein sequence is MNYEEAVAYIDETPKFTKKNSLDHTKECLRRLGNPQDRFKVIHVAGTNGKGSTCAFLTSILREAGYSCGLFTSPHLVEINERFQINEVNIDNDTFLKAFEKVKALSDELVAEGSYHPTYFEMLFLMGMVIFAEAGVDYVTLETGLGGRMDATTAVENPVACVITSISLDHMQYLGDTVAKIAGEKAGIIVPGVPVIYDGNDPDAAAVIRAKAEELGSPAYEVKRSDTGIIRNTSAGIDFSFQNEYYGDTVFSIPFIAKYQVMNSALALKTMEVLQNMIPVSVDKIHEGIVRTRWQGRMETVLPGVIVDGAHNEDGVEKFVETAEHFQKECPLTLLFSAVDDKDYTDMIHTICSRITFRHVVVTSVGGYREVPAERFAKLFAEAGVSSVEAVEDIETAFGRALEAKGEDGMLFCVGSLYLVGEIKDVIRRNKK
- a CDS encoding valine--tRNA ligase, yielding MSKELAKTYDPKGIEERLYQKWMDNGYFHAKVNPDKKPFTIVMPPPNVTGQLHMGHALDETMQDILIRFKRMQGYEALWQPGTDHAAIATEVKVIDKLKKEGIDKHDIGREEFLKHAWAWKEEYGGKIINQLKKLGASADWERERFTMDEGCSKAVQEVFIKLYEKGYIYKGSRIINWCPVCQTSISDAEVEHEDQDGYFWHINYPIVGEEGRFVEIATTRPETLLGDTAVAVNPEDERYKDLIGKMLKLPLTDREIPVIADEYVDKEFGTGCVKITPAHDPNDFEVGRRHNLEEINIMNDDATINELGGKYAGMDRYEARKAMVADLDALGLLVKVVPHNHSVGTHDRCGTTVEPMIKPQWFVKMDEMAKAAIKALDDGDLKFVPSRFDKTYLHWLENIRDWCISRQLWWGHRIPAYYCDDCGEVVVAREMPEKCPKCGCTHLHQDEDTLDTWFSSALWPFSTLGWPDKTPELEYFYPTDVLVTGYDIIFFWVIRMVFSALEQTDKVPFHHVLIHGLVRDSQGRKMSKSLGNGIDPLEVIDKYGADALRLTLMTGNAPGNDMRFYWEKVESSRNFANKIWNASRFIMMNLDGKTVTEPENLNDLCAEDKWILSHLNTVIREATENMEKYELGIAVQKVYDFLWDELCDWYIEMAKVRLWKAEEDPKAANDALWTLRTALTEGLKLLHPYMPFITEEIYCTLLPEEESIMISDWPVYRDERNFPDAEKAIEGFKEVVRGIRNTRTEMNVPNNRKTSLHIVVKDADTAAMYENSKKSFVNLAFAKEILVQTDKEGISEDAVSVVVSNAVVYMPLEDLIDKEKEIERLTKETERLTKEIARCEGMLNNPNFVNKAPAAKVDAEKDKLAKYKEMMDKVKGQLEQLKK